GGATTGTTTCCGGACGCACAACCAGATCGTAATCGGGGGCGGCGGGGCAGCGGACTTGAGCTCGCCGCCCGTCTCGGGCGCCGGCTGGACCCCTGCGACGGGCCTCGCCAGGTGCTTCTCATAGATCGCGCGGTCTTCAATTTGCGAAAGCCCTCCTTCACGAGGTCGCGGCCGGCTCGCCGGATTCGAGACAGGAAGGTGTCGACTATCTCATGCTCGCGCGCCGCAATCATTTCAGGTTAGTGCTGGGCGAGGTCGAAGGGCTCGACCCCGACGCGCGCCGCCTTCGCCTGGGCTAAACCTATGATGCCGATGGCGGCCTGCTAATCGTGGCGCGGTCGCTTGGCTTCGAGCGCCTGGTCCGGCCTGAAGCCGGCTCCACCGTCGGGTCTCAGGAAGGCTCAAGCTTCACTGACGACAGAACGCCCAGATCATCGGACGCCCGCGCTCAGGCGCGCGGCGTCGGCGCGGGCGGCGGGGGCGCGCCCCGGCTTCGGAGGCCGCCAGAGCGGCGCATCAGCGGCGGCCGGCCGAAGAGGAGCGCCAACAACCGGCCAAGAAGGCCGTCCGGTTTTGTCGATCTGGATCCCGCTCTGGACATCACGCCATCCTGACCCTGCCCGCAGGGGCGCCCAATAACATGGGTTAGGAAGGCGGATCTCCGTCAGAGCAAACGATGGGTTCGGCGGCGCCCGGCGTCAGGCCCGGACGCCCGGACTTGTGGTCAGGCCCGACACGGCGGATGTCCTCGTCAAACGACGGAACGCCGCCAGGGACTGTCCGGTCACCTGGTCCATGTTGTAGTAGCGATAGGTGGCGAGGCGACCCACGAAGCTGACATCGTGACGCGCGAGGGCGAGCGCCTCATATTGCTTGAAAAGCGCCTGGTTCTCCGGTCGGGGGACCGGATAATAGGGATCGCCCTCGTCGCACGGATACTCGTAGCTGATGCTCGTGCAGGGATGCTGTTGCCCCGTCAGGCGCTTGTACTCCGTAACCCGCGTATAGGGCACGGTCTCGTCCGGATAGTTGACGACCGCGGCGGGCTGGAAGGTTTCCTGCTGGAGCGTTTCATGGCGGAACTGGAGCGACCGGTAGGGCAGGCGCCCGTAGCAGTGGTCGAAGAACTCGTCGATCGGGCCCGTGAAAACCAGGTGGTCGTAGACCACCTCGGCCTCGACATCCCTGAAGTCCACGTTCGTCTCTACCCGGATGCCGGGATGATCGAGCATGTTCTCGAACATGCGCGTGTAGCCGTTCAGCGGCATAGCCTGGAAGGCGTCGGTGAAATAGCGGTCGTCGGTGCTGGCCCGCGTCGGAACGCGCGCCGTCACGGAACGGTCCAGCTGCGACGGGTCCAGGCCCCACTGCTTGCGGGTATAGCCTCGGAAGAAGGTCTCGTAGAGCTCGCGGCCGACGGCTGAGATCACGACATCCTCGGATGTGACCACCTTGTCGACCGGCTCCGCCCGCGACGCCAGGTAGGCTTCGGCCTGCTCGTCGGACCTGAGATCCAGTCCGTAGAGAAGGTTGAGCGTCGTGCGGTTGATGGGCATGGGGACGAGCCGGTCCCCCACGCGGGCCAGAACGCGATGTTCATAGGGGCGCCAAGGGGTGAAGCGGGAAAGATAGTCGAACACGTCCGCCGAGTTGGTGTGGAAGATGTGGGGACCGTACCTGTGAACCAGGACTCCCGCGGCGTCGGGCTCGTCGTAGGCGTTGCCTCCGATGTGGGACCGGCGATCAATCAGGAGCACCCGGCGTCCGCTCGACGCCAGACGCTCGGCCATGACCGAACCCGCGAACCCCGCGCCGACGACGAGAGCGTCGTAGTGCGAAGCCCGGCCCGACGGCCGGATGAAGGGAGCCTCAGGCGCCGCAGCGAGGGCGGAGGCGCTTTGGCTCTCGCGCCGGCCTCCGTCGTGCGGGGCAGGGTCTCTTTGCGAGGCGGCTCTGTCGACCATGACCGCCATCCGGGCCTGGGTCTGGTCCCATGACAGGTTGGCCAGCGCGGCGTCCGCCTCGTCCAGCCAGGCCCGGTTCTCTCTCTGAACGAGGGCTGCATCACAGCCGGCCACGAAGGCGTCGGCGCCGGCCGCGATGTGCACGCCTTGCAGCGTTCCGTAATGCCGCATCACGTCGGCGATCGGGGTCGAGACCACCGGCCGGCCCCCCGCCAGGTATTCGGGGGTCTTGGTGGGGCTGATGAAACGGGTGGACTCATTGATCACGAAGGGCATGAGAGCCGCGTCCCAGCCGCCCAGGAGGTCCGGGAGCTCTTCGTAGCGCCTTAATCCCAGGTAGTGGATGTTGGGACGGCGGGGCAGGTCCGCTTCGTCGATCTTGACTACGGGGCCCACGAAGATGAGCGACCAGTGGGGTCGGGCGTCGGCGACCGCCGCTATGAGATCCAGGTCCATCCGTTCGTCGATGACGCCGTAGAAGCCGAGTCGCGGGCCCGGCAGGCCTGCCTGGGCCGGATGATCGGCCCCGCGGCGCGCCCGCGCAAAATGCGGGACGTCGACGCTGGAGGGGAAGGGGTGGATGTTGGCGTGCCGGGTCCGCCTAGCTTCGTATAGGCTGAAACCTCCGGTGAACACCACGTCCGCCGCGCTCATCAATTCGGCCTCGAGGATTCGGAGCTCCGGCGGTGCGAACCGGAAGGCGGAGAGCTCGTCCATGCAGTCGAACACCACGGCCGCGGCCTCCACGTGTCGGGCGATCGGCAGCATCATGGGGGTGTAATACCAGAGCACGGGGCGGACCACCGCACGTTCCGCGAGAAGATCCTCCAGCAGCGGTCTCACGACGGCGTCCCGGCAGGGCCCATCGACGCCGTGCGGCAGTCGCGGCGTCGCAACCCGCACGCCCGTGTCCGGGCAGACCCGGACATCGAGGCCCACAGGGGCGCCCGGGTCGGCGGGGAGGGGTTCCTCAAGGAAGATCACCGGCCGGGTCCGTGCGAAACGGGCCATCAGATGCTGGGGCCGCTGGAAGACGAAATCCCACCGCAGATGAGAGAGGCAGACAACAGGATCCCGTCGCGCATGCGGAAGATCGAGAATGTCGGCGGCGGGGACGGCGGAAGACTGGGTCATGGCGGCTTTCATCAAGGGGTCCTTGATCAAAGCCTGCGGCCGCCGCCCGTATCCCTGTGTCGGGTCGAGGGCACAGGGCCGCCGCAGAGGCGTCGGTCGATCAGCAGATCCAGGGCGCGCCGCAGCGGGGTTTCCGAAACCGTGAAGGGCCAGGCCCCGGTTCCCGCATCGCCGTCGGCCGCCAGGCGCAATCCGCGCCGTTCACACTCCGCCATGAGCTCGGGGTCCAGGTCGATGCAGGAGATGGCCTGCGCCGGGGCGGCGTCGCCCGGTCGACGGGAAGCGCGCGTAGACGCCGCCGGCGTGTAGAGCAGGCGCTGGGCGCGCCGCCACCAGCCGGTCTCGGTCGCAAGCGCCATGCCCGTGTCCCCGTCCAGCGCCAGATCTCGCACCAAAGCGGCGAGGGCAGTCGCGCGAGGCGCGCCCTCCGAAAGGTCGAAGACGCCGGTTTCATAGCGCCCGTCCGCGCGGGTCAGGAGACTGTCCCAATCGAAGCTGCCCAGGAGATTCCAGACGGTCACCGCCTCCACCTTGACCCCCGAACGGCGAACCTCGAGAGCCGCCGACCAGCATTCGTGGAGCCAGCGCAACTGCTCCTCGCGGGTGCAGCCAAGGTGGCATTCGGTGACGATGAGGGGGATACGGTAGCGGTCCCAGAGCGCTTGCATGTGGGCTTTCCAGCCGGGCGGCGGGGGGTCGAGGACGCGCACCGCCTCGACATCGGCGTAGGCGAGACGCCCGTTTCCGCCATGCAGGGCCGCGGGGTAGCGATCCAGCCGGTGATCCAGAAAGCGATCGCTGGTGAGGTAGTGATTGAGGCCGATCACCGGCGGGCAGGGATCGGCCGAAACGGCGTCCAGCCGAGCGGCGAAACCCATGCGGGCCAAATGAGAATAGAGGTCGTGATCAGGCGTCACCCGTCCGCAGAGGAGGTCCCAGGTCATCAGCCTTCGGCGGTTCTCGTGATCGGCCTGCTCCTGACAAGGCGGGGTGGCGTAGGTCCGGCCGAAATCCTCGGTCTGGATCAGGCGGGCCTCCGGTATGATCCGGCGGATCTCGCGCATGGCGCCGCGCACGGCGTCGACCTGGTTCAGCAGGGCGAGCCAGAAAGACCATTCATCGCGAAGATGGGGATGCCACAGGCCATAGAGGGCGCTGAAGCGCGCTGTCGTCAGGGGTTCGTTCACCGGGGTCCAGTCCCGGATCCACGGATAACGTCGCGCGGCCGCGCCGGCAAAACGCGCCAGACCGGGCGCGAACTCCGGATCGAGAAGGCCGGTCCACGCCGGACCGGACCCGTGATGCACCAGGCCGGCGGTCACCCCCATGCCCAGGGCCCTGATCCGGCCCATCCTCCGGTCGGCCCAGGTCCAGTCTAGTACGCCCGGGGAAGTCTCCGTTCTTTCCCACAGGAGCGGGTAGCGCAGCGCCCGCAGGCCGAGCGCCGCGAACCGGTCCAGGTCCTCCTCCCTGTCCTCATGTCCGCTGAGGACGGTCTGGTCGCGAAAGGTTTCGCCGACGCGGTTCAGCGAGCACTCGTGACCGCCCCAGATTTCAAGAGGCGGCTGTTCAGGCGACATGGGCGTGGGCGGCGGCCGGGCCGAAGCGGGGCGCCAGGCGCCAGGCGAGGGCGGTCCCGATGATGGCGTCGATGTCCGTGAAGGTCGGCGACCAGTCCAGACGACGACGCGCGAGGCCCGGATCCGCTACGAGCACGGGCGGATCTCCGGCGCGCCGCGGCGCGGCCTCCCAAGGCACGGGGCGGCCCGTCGTCCGCTCGACCGCGGCGATGATCTCAAGCACGGACAGGCCTCGGCCCAGTCCGAGATTCATCGCCAGGAAGCCGGCTTCCCCCGTCGGAACCGTCAGGGCTGCGACATGGGCCTGCGCAAGGTCGGCCACATGGATGAAGTCCCGCACGCAGGCGCCGTCGGGCGTCGGGAAGTCCAGGCCGAAGAGCTTGAGGGGAGGTCCGAATCCCAGTGCGGCTTCAAGGGCGAGGGGAATAAGATGGCTTTCGGGCTGATGGGCCTCGCCGAGTTCTCCCTCCGGGTCAGCGCCCGAGGCGTTGAAGTAGCGCAAGGCTACGCCTTCCACGCCATGGGCGCGGGCATGGGCGGCGATCAGGCGTTCTGCGGCCAGTTTGCTGTCGCCATAGGGATTGACGGGACACGCCGCCGCCGTTTCGTCCAGAAGCCCGGATCCGGCCTGGCCGTAGACGGCCGCGGTGGAGGAGAAAACGATCCGCCGCACGCCCTGGGCGCGCATGGCGGCCAGCACCGAGGCGACGCCATTGAGGTTGACGTCCCAGAACGCCGCCGGGTCCTGGACGGATCGACCCACCTCGATCAGGCCGGCGAAGTGGATCACGCCCTGCACGGCGTGCCGCTGCATGCAGGCGCCGAGGGCGGCGCTGTCGCGCACGTCTCCTGTCACCAGAGGACCGTATCTGACGGCGTCGCGATGGCCGTTGCTCAGGTCGTCGAACACCACGGGTTCGAATCCGGCGGCGGCGAGCGCCTTGCAGGCGTGGGAGCCGATATAGCCGGCGCCGCCCGTCACCAGTATGGTTTTCATTAGAGACCTCCGTCGCCGGAGGGGAAGGGGCGAGCCGCCTCGAGGTTGCCAGTGTCCGATCCACGACTTGGGTCCGGCCTCGCCCGAGCGCACAGGCGCGGCGCCGACAAACTGGTTGAGAACGCTGGCGGCGCGACCTAGGTCCGGGTCGAGGCCGCCGTGGAACGGGTGTCGCCGCCCGCGTTCTGTCCGGCGCGGGAGATCTTGATGGGCTTCTTTTGCTCCAGACCGTCGGTGCGTCCGTCGGTCCGGGCCGGCGCTGTCACCGTGGGGTCGGTGTTCTCCTGGGGGTCGGGTCGGGGCGGCGTGTCAGGGTTTCGAGTCATGGCGTCCTCGCGAGCGGGCATGAGGTCAACCCGTCCCCGGCCGGCGGGTTCCGGCCGCGCGGTCCGTCTACGGCGGTGGAATGAGCGGCCCGCAGACGGCGCTGAGATTGGCCGCCTGAACAAGACCGGGCAGATCCTGCAGCAGAGTGCGTCCCGTCCGGTAGTCGACGAGGACGTTGCGTCGGAGCTGCTGCAGCGTGCGGTTCATGTGGACCGCGCTCAGGCCGAGGATATCGGCGAGCACGTCCTGGGTCAGGGGAA
Above is a window of Brevundimonas naejangsanensis DNA encoding:
- the glf gene encoding UDP-galactopyranose mutase, translated to MTQSSAVPAADILDLPHARRDPVVCLSHLRWDFVFQRPQHLMARFARTRPVIFLEEPLPADPGAPVGLDVRVCPDTGVRVATPRLPHGVDGPCRDAVVRPLLEDLLAERAVVRPVLWYYTPMMLPIARHVEAAAVVFDCMDELSAFRFAPPELRILEAELMSAADVVFTGGFSLYEARRTRHANIHPFPSSVDVPHFARARRGADHPAQAGLPGPRLGFYGVIDERMDLDLIAAVADARPHWSLIFVGPVVKIDEADLPRRPNIHYLGLRRYEELPDLLGGWDAALMPFVINESTRFISPTKTPEYLAGGRPVVSTPIADVMRHYGTLQGVHIAAGADAFVAGCDAALVQRENRAWLDEADAALANLSWDQTQARMAVMVDRAASQRDPAPHDGGRRESQSASALAAAPEAPFIRPSGRASHYDALVVGAGFAGSVMAERLASSGRRVLLIDRRSHIGGNAYDEPDAAGVLVHRYGPHIFHTNSADVFDYLSRFTPWRPYEHRVLARVGDRLVPMPINRTTLNLLYGLDLRSDEQAEAYLASRAEPVDKVVTSEDVVISAVGRELYETFFRGYTRKQWGLDPSQLDRSVTARVPTRASTDDRYFTDAFQAMPLNGYTRMFENMLDHPGIRVETNVDFRDVEAEVVYDHLVFTGPIDEFFDHCYGRLPYRSLQFRHETLQQETFQPAAVVNYPDETVPYTRVTEYKRLTGQQHPCTSISYEYPCDEGDPYYPVPRPENQALFKQYEALALARHDVSFVGRLATYRYYNMDQVTGQSLAAFRRLTRTSAVSGLTTSPGVRA
- the galE gene encoding UDP-glucose 4-epimerase GalE codes for the protein MKTILVTGGAGYIGSHACKALAAAGFEPVVFDDLSNGHRDAVRYGPLVTGDVRDSAALGACMQRHAVQGVIHFAGLIEVGRSVQDPAAFWDVNLNGVASVLAAMRAQGVRRIVFSSTAAVYGQAGSGLLDETAAACPVNPYGDSKLAAERLIAAHARAHGVEGVALRYFNASGADPEGELGEAHQPESHLIPLALEAALGFGPPLKLFGLDFPTPDGACVRDFIHVADLAQAHVAALTVPTGEAGFLAMNLGLGRGLSVLEIIAAVERTTGRPVPWEAAPRRAGDPPVLVADPGLARRRLDWSPTFTDIDAIIGTALAWRLAPRFGPAAAHAHVA